The stretch of DNA AAAACTAAACGGTACGCATAACAGCACCCCAACAAGTTAAAAGAACTGGGCTTAAGAAGCCCTTCACACGGGCTGTATCGGCCTGCGCAATTAGCCCACACTACATGAAGATATCTAGCGTTCCACCACCGCACACGTATAAATGAGCGACCAAAACCCTAGTCCATTCTTCCCACCGCCGCCTGGCCCGTTGCCGCTCCGCGTCCACCGAAGAATCACCAATGGCTCCGATGTCGAAGATGGCGCTCGGCATAAAGCGGGCGTCGAGATCGCACACCTACCACCGCCGCGGGCTTTGGGCCATCAAGGCCAAGCACGGCGGCGCCTTCCCCAAGGCCGAGAAGCCGGCCGCCGTCGCCGAGCCCAAGTTCTATCCCGCTGATGATGTCAAGCCACGCACCGTCAGCACACGCAAACCCCATCCCACCAAGCTCAGGTCCGTCCCTCCCCGGTTCTCCGGCAACTCCGCGCGCTTGGCTTCTTCCTCTCCCGATCCCGTGCGGAGTTTTACAGCGAGATCGATTCGGTTGTTGCAGATCGACCATCACACCGGGCACGGTGCTGATCCTGCTCGCGGGGAGGTACATGGGGAAGCGCGTGGTGTTCCTCAAGCAGCTCAAGTCCGGCCTTCTCCTCATCACTGGTAAACCTCGTTGCTTCGTATGATAGGCTAACGTGACGGGTCGGAGGGCGTCGTTTTTTTATGTGACATTTTGGTAGATCTGTTGCTTTACCCATGGAGAGCTGCTGATTGCCAACACATTTTTAGGTTGTATATGGCTATTTGAGAAGGGTTGTTGCATTGTTGAATCCTTGGATGTTTTTTTTGGCTTGTTTAGTGGTGTACCTCTAGCACCTTGGTTAAGTTTTTGTATGAATGTGAGATTGAATAATAGCTCAACGGGTTATTGTGTTAACCATTCATAAGTCTTCATTGTATTTAGTAATGTGATTTTGAAATTGCACTAAGAACATTGCTTGCGTTACATGATTTCGTGTTCTGTAAATGCCCTCAAATTTCCGTACTTGTGGACTAGGTATTTATTTTAGTTAGCACTTGTCCCTGTCTCATTGGTATCCCGGATTCAAAGTTACGTAAATTCCCTCTGCTGTTGTCCCGCTCCTATTTTTTTGTTGGCAGTCCCACTTCTATTTCTCATGTGAGATGACTTATTTTGGAACTTAGATTCATGATTCGGATGACTTATTTTGGATCTTAGATTCGTGATTCAGAGTTGGAGTTGTTTGCTGATAATCGGTCTACTGTTTTTTACGTTAATCTGTATTCTCAAGCACTGGACTTCCCCCAGATGAGTCATAATTTGTAATGTCTATAATCTTAAATTTTGCTATTCTTTAGGACCTTTCAAGATCAATGGCGTGCCAATCCGCAGAGTGAACCAGACTTACGTCATTGCCACATCCACAAAGGTCGACATCTCTAAGGTTAATGTGCAGAAGTTTGATGACAAGTACTTTGCTAGGGAGAAGAAGACTAGGGCAAAGAAGACTGAGGGCGAGCTATTTGAGTCGGAGAAGGAGGTACATTCATGCATCATTATCCTTTTAGATGCCTTTTACCCGTCTTGTTCCAATACCTTATTTTATATCTTCTCTGTTACCCTGCAGGCAACCAAGAATTTGCCAGACTTCAAGAAGGATGACCAGAAGGTCATTGATGCCGAGTTGATCAAGGCTATCGTTGCTGTCCCAGACCTTAAAAATTATCTTGGTGCCCGGTTCTCTCTCAGGGATGGCGACAAGCCGCATGAGATGACCTTCTAAGTTACCTGGTACAAGTTTCAAGATCTGTCGAAGTATTTTTTGTCTAGTGTGTGTTCTGGTTCTGTACTTCTGATTTCTTTTGCCTGGTTGGTGAATATTTGATTTCCACTGAAGTCTGCCTGCCAAATATTTTGAGAAGATAACTAGAAGTACCATCCCCTTTGTTGGCTTGTTGCGACATTTTTTTGATCCGTCGTCGTATTATTCAGGCTGCAATTCCAGTCAATGTTTTATCTTCTGATCATTGTGCATGACGCCATGCTTTGACTCAGGTGTTGTGGTATGTATTTGCAACTAGGTCAACATTACTACGGTGGTCCTTATTTGCAGAGCTTGGACAGTGTTGTGATTTCGTTGGGGCATGTCAGTAGTCTTCAACAATCCGTTCCCCTAAAAGTGCTCCATCAGATCTTGTAAACGTGGGTAATTTCTGGTTTAGGGAAAGTTGGGCCAAAAAAGAGCTCCAACAGATCTTGTAATCTTGGTACTAGTATCAACAGCCACACTTATTCTGGCAGAGTGCGTACAATCTGATACTCCCTCTTATGTGAAATATG from Triticum dicoccoides isolate Atlit2015 ecotype Zavitan chromosome 6A, WEW_v2.0, whole genome shotgun sequence encodes:
- the LOC119316816 gene encoding 60S ribosomal protein L6-like; the encoded protein is MAPMSKMALGIKRASRSHTYHRRGLWAIKAKHGGAFPKAEKPAAVAEPKFYPADDVKPRTVSTRKPHPTKLRSTITPGTVLILLAGRYMGKRVVFLKQLKSGLLLITGPFKINGVPIRRVNQTYVIATSTKVDISKVNVQKFDDKYFAREKKTRAKKTEGELFESEKEATKNLPDFKKDDQKVIDAELIKAIVAVPDLKNYLGARFSLRDGDKPHEMTF